TACGGCTTCCGGCGCTCGCGCCTCGTCATCTGGACCGGCTTCGCCGCCAACCTGATGGCGGTGCTGGTCTACGCCGCGGTGACGGCGTTGCCGGCGCCGGCCTTCTGGCACGGAGCCGCCGCCTACGACGCGGTCCTGGGCGTGACGCCGCGCGTGGCGGCCTCCTCCATGCTGGCCTACTTCGCCGGCGAGTTCGCCAACTCGGCGGTGCTGAGCAAGATGAAGCTTCTCACCGGCGGCCGTTGGCTCTGGACGCGGACCATCGGCTCGACGGCGGTGGGCGAGGGCATCGACACCCTGATCTTCATCACGGGCACCTTCCTCGGCTCGGTCCCCCCGGCCGTCCTCGGGCAGATGATCGCGGCGCAGTACGCCTGGAAGGTGCTCTACGAGGCGGCCGCGACGCCCCTCACCTACGCCGTGGTGGGCTGGCTGAAGCGCGTCGAGGGCGTCGACGCCTTCGACCACGGCGTGCGCTACACGCCCTTCTCCCTGGAGGTGGACTGAATGGCGGGCGAGCCGGAGTACCGCTTCGAGGCGCTGGGCCATCCGGTGCGCGAGCCGAGGCGGAAGCTGGAGACCTTCCCAAAGCCCGAGGGCGTCGAGAACGTCATCCTCTCCAGCGACGAGGTGACCAGCCTCTGCCCGGTGACGGGCCAGCCGGACTGGGAGACGGTCACCATCGAGTACGCCCCCGACCGGCTCTGCATCGAGTCGAAGAGCCTGAAACTCTACCTCTGGAGCTTCCGCGAGGAAGGCGTCTTCGCCGAGGCGCTGGCCGCGCGCATCGCGCAGGACGTGCAGGCGGCCGCCCGGCCGCACTGGGTGCGGGTGCGGGTGGAGCAGAAGCCGCGCGGCGGCATCCGCATCGTGGCCACGGCCGCGGCCGGGACCGGGGCCGAGCGGGCGTAGAGGGGGGCGGACCGGTCCCCGGGCGAGCTGCTGGTGCGCCCGGCAGGGTTCGAACCTGCGACCCACCGATTATGAGTCGGCTGCTCTGCCGCTGAGCTACGGGCGCAAAGGGAGGGCGGGATCGATCCGTCCGGTACTCTACCACACCGGCCGGCGCCGGCGTCTAGCGGGGGCCGGGCCCGGCGGCGGACGGGTCGACGACCTGCCGGCGAATTCCATTTACTCCAAGAAACTTCTTTTCGTCTTTCCGTAACCCGTGCCAGCCGGTACAATGAGCCGGGGTTTGCATAGGTTGTAGACCCTAGGCATGGGATGAACGCCTAGGGTGTGCGCCTGAGGTCGGGCGGCGCCGGCCACCTTCGCAGGGTGCGGGATGCGCTGCGGCCGCGGGGCTTCCTCCCGCGGATGGCCGCGGCTCCGCCCAGCCCGGGGCGACCCGGCCACGGGCGCCCAGCTCGCCTCGCAAGGAGGGACGAGGATGGCCGACGAGAGGAAGCCGGCGGGAGCGCCGGCCGGTTCCGGGGGGCGCGCCCCGCTTCCCGCGGCCGGCCGCGAGGAGCTGGAGGCGCTGGGCCGCTCGGGCCTGGGCAACGACCAGCTCCTGGGGCTCCACCGCCAGATGGTCCGCGCGCGCCTCCTGGACCAGCGCATGTGGCAGCTGAACCGACAGGGGCTGGCGCCCTTCGTCATCTCCGCCCAGGGCCACGAGGCCGCGCAGGTGGGCGCGGGGGCGGCCTTCGTGCCGGGTCACGACTTCTTCTACCCCTACTACCGCGACTACGCGCTGGCGCTGGCCATCGGCTTCACGCCCTATGAGATCCTGCTCGGCCTGCTGGCCCGCGCGGGCGACCCCGCCTCGGGTGCCCGGCAGATGCCGGGCCATTTCAACTCGCGGCGGTTGCACGTGGTCAGCCAGTCCAGCCCCGTGGGCACCCAGATCCCCCAGGCGGTGGGCACCGCCCTGGCCTCCAAGTTGCGCGGCGAGGACGCGGTCACCTACGTCTCCTTCGGGGACGGCACCACCGCCGAGGGCGACTTCCACGAAGGGCTCAACTTCGCCGCCATCCACCGGCTGCCGGTGGTCTTCTTCTGCGAGAACAACCAGTACGCCATCTCCGAGCCGCTGGAGAAGGAGATGGCCGTCCCGCGCGTGGCCGATCGGGCGGCCGCCTACGGCATGCCCGGCGCCAGCGTCGACGGCAACGACGTGCTCGCCGTCTACCGCGCCGTGCGCGAGGCGGTGGAGCGGGCCCGGGCGGGCGGCGGGCCGACGCTGGTGGAGGCGGTCACCTACCGGACCACGCCTCACTCCTCCGACGACGACGACCGGACCTACCGCACGCGCGAGGAAGTGGAGGCCTGGAAGGCGCGCGACCCCATCCCCCGTTTCGAGGCGCTCCTCCGCGCGGCGGGCCTGCTGGACGAGGCCGGGCTCCGCCGCGTCTGGCAGGAGGCGCAGGCGGAGGTGGACGCCGCCACCGACCAGGCGCTGGCGGCGCCGGAGCCCGACCCGGGCGAGCTGACGCGCCACCTCTTCTACGAGGGCAAGCCCTTCGGACCCGAGCCCAGCCCCTACGGCCCGCGTCTGGGCCGGGCGGGAGGTGCGTGAGCGATGGCGGAACGGACGCTCATCCAGGCCATCAACGAGGCGCTCCGGCAGGCCATGGAGGAGGACGAGAGCGTCATCCTCCTGGGCGAGGACGTGGGGGTGCGCGGCGGCGTCTTCCGCGCCAGCGAAGGGCTGATCGAGCGCTTTGGCCCGGAGCGGGTGATCGACACGCCGCTGGCGGAGTCCTCCATCGTCGGCGTGGCCATCGGCGCCTCGGTCAACGGCCTGCGCCCGGTGGCCGAGATCCAGTTCGCCGACTACATCCACCCCGCCTTCAACCAGATCGTCAACGAGGCGGCGCGCATGCGCTACCGCTCCAACGGCGACTGGGGCTGCCCGCTGGTCGTCCGCGCGCCCTACGGGGCGGGTGTGCACGGCGGCCTCTACCACTCGCAGAGCGTCGAGGCGCTCTTCTATCACGTGCCCGGCCTCAAGATCGTCACCCCCTCCACGCCCTACGACGCCAAGGGGCTCCTCCTGGCCGCCATCCGCGACCCCGACCCGGTGCTCTTCTTCGAGCACAAGAAGGCCTACCGCCTCATCCGCGCCGAGGTGCCCGAGGAGCCTTACGAGCTGCCCATCGGACGCGCCGAGGTGCGCCGGCCGGGGCGGCACGTGAGCGTCTTCAGCTACGGCCTGGCGGTCCACTGGTGCCTGGAGGCGGCCGACCGCCTCTGGCGGGAGGAAGGGATCGACGCCGAGGTGATCGACCTGCGCACGCTGGCGCCCCTGGACCGGGAGAGCCTCCTCGCCTCGGCGCGCAAGACGGGCCGCGTGCTCATCGTCCACGAGGACAACAAGACCGGTGGCGTGGGCGCCGAGCTGGCCGCACTGGTGGCCGAGGAGGCGCTCTTCGACCTGGACGCGCCCGTCCGGCGCCTGGCGGCGCCCGACGTGCCCGCCGCGCCCTTCGCGCACAACCTGGAGGCCGTCTTCCTGCCCGACGCGGAGCGGGTGGCGGCGGCCATCCGCGAGCTGGCCCGCTTCTGAAGGCGGGGGGGGGGCGCGCCGGGCGCGTGGCGGGCCGGGAGCGCCCCGCGACGAGGAGGCTTCCTGACGGATGACGCAGGCGACGACCCAGGTGATCATGCCCCAGCTCGGCGAGAGCGTGACCGAGGGGACCATCGCGCGCTGGCTCAAGCAGCCCGGCGAGGAGGTACGCCGCTTCGAGCCGCTGGTGGAGGTGGTCACCGACAAGGTGACCGCCGAGGTGCCCGCTCCTGCCGGCGGCGTCCTGGAGGCGATCCTGGTCCCCGAGGGCGAGACCGTTCGCGTCGGCACGCCCATCGCTACCCTGCGGGGCGCCGAGGCGACGGCCGCGGTCTCGGCGGCGGGCGGCGGGCCGGGGGAGGCGGCGAGGGCGGAGCCGGCGCCGGCCGCCGCCCCGGAAGCCGGCGCCTCGCCCGGGACGCAGGCCGCCCCGGCCGGCGGCGAGGGCGCCGACGGGCTGCACCCGTGGCGCGGGCGCTACTCGCCGGTGGTCCGCCGGCTCGCCCGCGAGCACGGCATCGACCTGGACAGCCTCCGCGGGACGGGCGCGCACGGCCGCGTCACCCGCGAGGACGTGCTGGCCGCGCTGGAACGGCGGAAGGAGGAGGCGACGGCGGGGCTCCGGTCGGAGGCGACCGCGGGGACGGAGGCGCAGGCCGCGCCGGCGCCGGTCCCCCAGGCCCCCGCCGCCGCGCCCGCGGCGCAGGCCGCGCCCGGCGGCGACCGCCTGGTGCCGCTCGACCCGATCCGGCGGACGATGGCGCGGCGCATGGTCGAGGCGAAGCAGACGATCCCCCACGCCTGGACCATGGTGGAGGTGGACGTGACCGGACTGGCTCGGCTGCGCGAGCGGGTCCAGGAGGAGTTCCGGCGCCGCGAGGGCTTCGAGCTCACCTTCCTGCCCTTCATGCTGGAGGCGGTGGCGCGGGCGCTCGGCGACTTCCCCATGCTCAACGCCACCTGGACGGAGGAGGGTGTCCTCCTGCACCAGGCGGTCCATCTCGGCATCGCGGTGGCCGCCGACTCCGGCCTGGTGGTGCCCGTGATCCGGAACGCCGACGCGCTCAGCCTGGTGGGCCTGGCGCGGGCGGCGCGGCAGCTGGCCGAGAAGGCCCGGGCAGGCAGGCTGGCGCTGGAGGACGTGCAGGGCGGCACCTTCACCGTCGACAACACCGGCGCCACCGGCTCGGTCCTCTCCTACCCGATCATCAACCCGCCCCAGGTGGCCATTATCACCATGGAGCGTGTGGTCAAGCGGCCCGTGGTGGTGGAGACGGCCGACGGGGAGGGCCTGGCGGTGCGCAGTATGATGAACGTGTGTCTCTCCATCGACCACCGCGTCATCGACGGGGCGCTGGCCGGGCGCTTCCTGGCGGCGGTCAGGCGGCGCCTGGAGGGCTACCGCCCCGAGCAGGAGTTCCTCTGATTTCGGCGGGCCGGGCGCGGCAAGGCGCTCCGGCCGGGAGGGCCCGGCGGGCGGCCGGGCCCGGGCGGGAGGCGAAGCGATGGCGGAGGCGGCGACCGGCGCCAGGCCCGACTGGCTGAGGGTGCGCGTGGCGGCGGGTCCCAACTACCGGCAGGTGCGGGAGCTGGGCCAGAGCCTCGCCCTGCACACCGTCTGCGAGGAGGCGCGCTGCCCCAACATCTTCGACTGCTGGGAGCGACGCACGGCCACGTTCATGATCCTGGGCGACACCTGCACCCGCGCCTGCCGCTACTGCGCGGTCCAGACCGGCTGGCCGGGCTTCGTCGACTGGGAGGAGCCCGAGCGGGTGGCGGAGGCGGTAGCGCAGCTGGGGCTCCGCCACGCCGTCGTCACCTGCGTCACCCGGGACGACATCCCCGACGGAGGCGCGGCCGTCTTCGCCGCCACCGTCCGGGCCATCCGGCGGCGCTCGCCGGGGACGAGCGTCGAGGTGCTCACCTCGGACTTCCTGGGGCGGATGGAGTCGGTGCGGACGGTGATGGAGGCGCGGCCCGACATCTTCAACCACAACATCGAGACGGTCCGGCGCCTCCATCCCGAGGTACGGCTGAAGGGGGGCTACGAGCGGTCGCTGGCGGTGCTGGCCGAGGCGCACCGCCTGGCGCCGGAGATTCCGACCAAGTCCGGTCTGATGGTGGGCCTGGGGGAGAGCTTCGAGGAGATCGAGGCGACCATGCGCGATCTCCTCGCCGTGGGCGTCTCCATCCTGACCGTCGGCCAGTACCTCCGGCCCAGCAGCTCCAAGCGCCACGTACCCGTCGCGCGCTACTACCGGCCGGAGGAGTTCGGCAGGCTCAAGGAACGCGCTCTCGAGCTCGGCTTCCGCGTGGTCGAGGCGGGACCCTTCGTCCGCAGCTCCTACCACGCCGACCAGCAGGTGGCGCGGCTGCGCGGATAGGCGGGCGCGGGGCACACCGGCGCCGGTTGCCCGGCTCGGGAGGGGTACCGATGGCGGCTCTGGTCCGCGGGGCGGGGGAGCGTGCGCGGGCGGAGGAGGCGAGCGGGGGCGGCCGCCGCCTCGTCCGCGGCGTCTGCCCCCACGACTGCTGGGACACCTGCTCCTTCGTCACCACCGTGGAGGAGCGGGAGGGCACGCCGCGCGCCGTCCGCATCGAGGGCGACGCGACGATGCCGGTGACGCGGGGCTTCCTCTGCGTCAAGGTCAACCGTTACCTGGAGCGCGTCTACCACCCGGAGCGGCTGCTCTACCCCATGCGGCGGGTGGGGCGGAAGGGCGAGGGGCGCTTCGAGCGCATCGGCTGGGAGGAGGCGCTGGAGACCGTCGCCGACCGCCTCCGCCGGATCATCGCCGAGTCCGGGCCGGAGGCGATCCTCCCTTACAGCTACGCGGGCGTGATGGGCCTCCTCCAGGAAGCCTCCATGGACCGGCGCTTCTTCCACCGCCTCGGCGCCTCGCGGCTGGAGCGGACCATCTGCTCCACAGCCGCCGAGAGCGCGCTCCAGCTGACCTACGGCGGGCGGCTCGGCCCCGACCCGGAGGAGATCCCCGCCGCGCGGCTGATCCTCCTCTGGGGCATCGACCCGGCGGCGACCAACGTCCACATGCTGCCGCTCCTCGACGAGGCGCGCCGCCGGGGCGCCACCGTCGTCGGCCTCGACCCCTACCGGCACGACACCGCCAGGCGCGCCGACCTCTGGCTGCAGCCGCGGCCGGGGAGCGACGGCGCGCTCGCCCTGGCGCTGATGCACATCCTCGCTCGCGACGGCCGCCTCGACCGGGCCTACCTCGAGCGGAACACCGTCGGCTGGGAGGAGCTGGAGCCGCGCCTCGAGCGCTACACGCCCGCCTGGGCGGCGCCGATCACCGGCCTCGAGGCGGCGGAGATCGAGGAGCTCGGCCGCCTCTACGGGAGCGAGCCGCGCTCGCTCCTCCGCGCCGGCTACGGCCTCCAGCGGCACGGGAACGGCGGCCAGACCATCCGCAATCTCTCGCTCCTGCCCGCGCTGACGGGCGCCTGGCGGTACCCGGGCTGCGGCTTCCTCCTCTCGAACAGCTCGGCCTTCCCCGTCGACCGGCGGGCGCTCCAGCGGCCCGACCTGCTGGGCGAGCGCCGGCCGCGCCGCATCAACATGATCCGGCTGGGCGACGCGCTCCTCGGCGACCCGGAGGCGCTGGGCGCCCCGCCCGGCACCCCGCCGGAGGAAGTGGCCCCCATCCGCGCCCTCTTCGTCTACAACTCCAACCCCGCCGCGGTGGCACCGGACCAGGAGAAGGTGCTGCGGGGGCTCGCGCGCGAGGACCTCTTCCTGGTCGTCTCGGAGCTGGTGATGACGGAGACGGCGCGCTACGCCGACATCCTCCTCCCGGCCACCTCGCAGCTGGAGCAGCTGGATGTCCATACCAGTTACTGGCACCTCTACGTCCAGCTGAACGAGCCGGCCATCCCGCCGCTCGGCGAGGCGGTTCCCAACACCGAGCTCTTCCGCCGCCTGGCGGCGCACATGGGCTTCGAGGAAGCCTGCTTCCGCGAGACGGACGAGGAGATGATCCGCCAGGCGCTCACGCCCGCGGGGATCCCGCTCGAGCGGCTGCGCGCGGAGCACTCCGTCCGCCTCGACCTGCCGCGGCCCTGGCTGCCTTACGCTGACTGCCGCGGCGCCGACGGCCGCGGGCGCCTGCCGACGCCCTCCGGCCTGATCGAGATCGCCTCGGAGCGGGCGGAGCGCGCGGGCATCGGCCGCCTCCCCGACTGGACGCCGGAGGCGGAGAGCCCGGAGGGCGACCCGGCGCTGGCCCGCCGCTACCCGCTCCAGCTGGTCAGCCCGGCGGCCAAGCACTTTCTCAACTCCAGCTTCGCCAACGTGGAGTCGCTGCGCCGGAACGAGGTCCGACCGACGGTCTTCGTCCACCCCCGCGACGCCGAGGCCCGCGGCATCCGCGACGGCCAGCTGGTA
The window above is part of the Bacillota bacterium genome. Proteins encoded here:
- a CDS encoding molybdopterin oxidoreductase family protein, with product MAALVRGAGERARAEEASGGGRRLVRGVCPHDCWDTCSFVTTVEEREGTPRAVRIEGDATMPVTRGFLCVKVNRYLERVYHPERLLYPMRRVGRKGEGRFERIGWEEALETVADRLRRIIAESGPEAILPYSYAGVMGLLQEASMDRRFFHRLGASRLERTICSTAAESALQLTYGGRLGPDPEEIPAARLILLWGIDPAATNVHMLPLLDEARRRGATVVGLDPYRHDTARRADLWLQPRPGSDGALALALMHILARDGRLDRAYLERNTVGWEELEPRLERYTPAWAAPITGLEAAEIEELGRLYGSEPRSLLRAGYGLQRHGNGGQTIRNLSLLPALTGAWRYPGCGFLLSNSSAFPVDRRALQRPDLLGERRPRRINMIRLGDALLGDPEALGAPPGTPPEEVAPIRALFVYNSNPAAVAPDQEKVLRGLAREDLFLVVSELVMTETARYADILLPATSQLEQLDVHTSYWHLYVQLNEPAIPPLGEAVPNTELFRRLAAHMGFEEACFRETDEEMIRQALTPAGIPLERLRAEHSVRLDLPRPWLPYADCRGADGRGRLPTPSGLIEIASERAERAGIGRLPDWTPEAESPEGDPALARRYPLQLVSPAAKHFLNSSFANVESLRRNEVRPTVFVHPRDAEARGIRDGQLVALWNDRGRVLLWARVDGRATRPGVLVSPSLWWLRDSPGGRNVNALTSQRPADLGGGATFHGTLVEAAP
- the lipA gene encoding lipoyl synthase: MAEAATGARPDWLRVRVAAGPNYRQVRELGQSLALHTVCEEARCPNIFDCWERRTATFMILGDTCTRACRYCAVQTGWPGFVDWEEPERVAEAVAQLGLRHAVVTCVTRDDIPDGGAAVFAATVRAIRRRSPGTSVEVLTSDFLGRMESVRTVMEARPDIFNHNIETVRRLHPEVRLKGGYERSLAVLAEAHRLAPEIPTKSGLMVGLGESFEEIEATMRDLLAVGVSILTVGQYLRPSSSKRHVPVARYYRPEEFGRLKERALELGFRVVEAGPFVRSSYHADQQVARLRG
- the queF gene encoding preQ(1) synthase, coding for MAGEPEYRFEALGHPVREPRRKLETFPKPEGVENVILSSDEVTSLCPVTGQPDWETVTIEYAPDRLCIESKSLKLYLWSFREEGVFAEALAARIAQDVQAAARPHWVRVRVEQKPRGGIRIVATAAAGTGAERA
- a CDS encoding thiamine pyrophosphate-dependent dehydrogenase E1 component subunit alpha, which produces MADERKPAGAPAGSGGRAPLPAAGREELEALGRSGLGNDQLLGLHRQMVRARLLDQRMWQLNRQGLAPFVISAQGHEAAQVGAGAAFVPGHDFFYPYYRDYALALAIGFTPYEILLGLLARAGDPASGARQMPGHFNSRRLHVVSQSSPVGTQIPQAVGTALASKLRGEDAVTYVSFGDGTTAEGDFHEGLNFAAIHRLPVVFFCENNQYAISEPLEKEMAVPRVADRAAAYGMPGASVDGNDVLAVYRAVREAVERARAGGGPTLVEAVTYRTTPHSSDDDDRTYRTREEVEAWKARDPIPRFEALLRAAGLLDEAGLRRVWQEAQAEVDAATDQALAAPEPDPGELTRHLFYEGKPFGPEPSPYGPRLGRAGGA
- a CDS encoding 2-oxo acid dehydrogenase subunit E2, with the protein product MTQATTQVIMPQLGESVTEGTIARWLKQPGEEVRRFEPLVEVVTDKVTAEVPAPAGGVLEAILVPEGETVRVGTPIATLRGAEATAAVSAAGGGPGEAARAEPAPAAAPEAGASPGTQAAPAGGEGADGLHPWRGRYSPVVRRLAREHGIDLDSLRGTGAHGRVTREDVLAALERRKEEATAGLRSEATAGTEAQAAPAPVPQAPAAAPAAQAAPGGDRLVPLDPIRRTMARRMVEAKQTIPHAWTMVEVDVTGLARLRERVQEEFRRREGFELTFLPFMLEAVARALGDFPMLNATWTEEGVLLHQAVHLGIAVAADSGLVVPVIRNADALSLVGLARAARQLAEKARAGRLALEDVQGGTFTVDNTGATGSVLSYPIINPPQVAIITMERVVKRPVVVETADGEGLAVRSMMNVCLSIDHRVIDGALAGRFLAAVRRRLEGYRPEQEFL
- a CDS encoding queuosine precursor transporter gives rise to the protein YGFRRSRLVIWTGFAANLMAVLVYAAVTALPAPAFWHGAAAYDAVLGVTPRVAASSMLAYFAGEFANSAVLSKMKLLTGGRWLWTRTIGSTAVGEGIDTLIFITGTFLGSVPPAVLGQMIAAQYAWKVLYEAAATPLTYAVVGWLKRVEGVDAFDHGVRYTPFSLEVD
- a CDS encoding alpha-ketoacid dehydrogenase subunit beta, which encodes MAERTLIQAINEALRQAMEEDESVILLGEDVGVRGGVFRASEGLIERFGPERVIDTPLAESSIVGVAIGASVNGLRPVAEIQFADYIHPAFNQIVNEAARMRYRSNGDWGCPLVVRAPYGAGVHGGLYHSQSVEALFYHVPGLKIVTPSTPYDAKGLLLAAIRDPDPVLFFEHKKAYRLIRAEVPEEPYELPIGRAEVRRPGRHVSVFSYGLAVHWCLEAADRLWREEGIDAEVIDLRTLAPLDRESLLASARKTGRVLIVHEDNKTGGVGAELAALVAEEALFDLDAPVRRLAAPDVPAAPFAHNLEAVFLPDAERVAAAIRELARF